A region of the Sulfitobacter indolifex genome:
CTGCAATAACGACGGCCGGGCCAAGGGTAAGGCGAACATAGCCACTATCCTCCAGATTAACTATTCGTCCGTCAATATCCGGAAGCCTAAGATTGAGACGCATTGCATATTGACGTAGCTCATGATTTTCAGGCGCTACGTTGAATGCTGCATCGTTAAAAAAGGAGATGCGTTTGTCTGGGTGTGACATAGCCATCAACCATCGCCACATCCCGCCAATATGATCATTAAGGGCAGTCAGTATATCATTTGCCTGCGGCGGTTTCATAAAGTTAAGAAGATTTATAAGGTCTAAGACATCTTCAATTGCTAGCGCGTGGTACATCGGCGAAAGCTCAAACTGGCCGCCATCTCGCAGTATTTGCTCCGGCAACTGGTCCATCAGTATTGAAATCCCGCGTGCAAGCCACCGGTCCGCTTCCGTGCCTTCGAAAAAGGCGCCTGCGAATATTAGCGCTTTGGCATTCGCAAAAAGGTGGTTCCCTAAGAGGTGCCATTCAAGTCGAGCTTCTAGCCATCGCGCCTGCACGGCCAGAGAATGTACCATGTTCTTAGAAGGTGTATTGTCTGCGAAGGCCCATTTAACCCAGTTCACAATTCTTAGTGAGGTCGGGTAGGGGTCCCAACCCACACTTTTCTGCGACTGGTTTGACAAAATCCAATCTTCCACTAAATCAGAATGCCAAGTCGCCCGCGATTTGGCTGCTCTAGCATTCATGTCGTCAAAGTAGTGAAGGTTGTATTGCCAAAGCATTGATCTGCTCGGATGTACCCATCCATCCCCTTCAATGGACCCGGAGCATCCAAGGATGGAAAAATCTCTCCTGCCGATCATGCTAGGTTCTCGTCTGGCGGGAGCAACCCAGATGCCCTCAGCCCGCCGCATTTTTGGGGGGGGGGCGAAGTTTGATTTTGGTTTGGCCAAAATGAACCAAAATCGCCTGTAGATCTGTACAAACTTCAGATGTCGGACTGTGTGGAAGTAAAGTAAGAAATTCCTCAGCATTTGCGTTCAACGCTGGCCTAACAGGATTTCCAGCTGGCCCACAATCCTCGGGCCAGCTCTTCCGTCCCATTTTTCTGGAGCTTCTCCTACCTTCCATTTACCATTGAGAAGGTCACACATTGCGGGCGCTAGAGCATCTGGGCTAGTACCGATAAGTTTGTTGGTTCCAAGCTCCGTCGTTTCGGGTCGCTCAGTGGAGTTACGCATTGTCAAGCAGGGCGTATTCAGAATGGTTGTTTCCTCAGAAATCCCCCCGGAATCAGTTATTACGCCCTTGGAGTTCTTAATTAGCCAAATGAATTCTAGGTAAGGCTGAGGGTCCACCGATAACAGATTTGCAGGTAGGATAGGGACTTGCTGGAGAGTCCTGTTGGTCCGGGGGTGAACTGGGAATACTACAGGTAACCCATCTGATGCCTCGCAGATTGCATCTATCAGCGTCTTCAGGGTCGATACATTGTCAACATTTGAGGGCCGGTGCAGGGTCGTTACTAGAAATTGATCCGGAATTAGTTGCTGTTCAATCGCGAACTGCGGCGCTTTTATGCGATCGAGATTATGCAGCAGAGAATCTATCATCGTATTTCCGACGAAGAAGATTCGCTCATTTTCGACCCCACTCAGACGCAGTTGAGCATTCGCGTACTCGGATGTTGTAAAAAACCAATCGGTTATCGAATCAGTAACCACACGATTAATCTCTTCTGGCATTGTAAGATCGCCAGATCTAATTCCAGCCTCAACGTGTGCAACCGGTATGTTTAATTTCTTCGCGGCAAGGGCGCAGGCCATCGTGGAATTCACGTCTCCAACTACGAGGCAAACCTCGCTCCTTTTGTGGAGAAGCAATTTCTCATATCCCACCATTATTTCGGCGGTCTGCGTGGCCTGCGTTCCGGCCCCCACACCTAAGTTAATGTCGGGCACAGAAATGCCAAGTTGTTCGAAGAAGACACCTGACATCTTGTTCTCGTAGTGCTGCCCTGTATGCACCAGCCGGTAACGCAACTGGCCCCCATTTGCCCTCC
Encoded here:
- a CDS encoding heparinase II/III family protein — encoded protein: MLWQYNLHYFDDMNARAAKSRATWHSDLVEDWILSNQSQKSVGWDPYPTSLRIVNWVKWAFADNTPSKNMVHSLAVQARWLEARLEWHLLGNHLFANAKALIFAGAFFEGTEADRWLARGISILMDQLPEQILRDGGQFELSPMYHALAIEDVLDLINLLNFMKPPQANDILTALNDHIGGMWRWLMAMSHPDKRISFFNDAAFNVAPENHELRQYAMRLNLRLPDIDGRIVNLEDSGYVRLTLGPAVVIADVAAVGPSYLPGHAHADTLSFELSLFAQRVFVNSGCSVYGTGAERRRQRGTAAHNTVVLNGQDSTEVWGGFRVARRARIIDCSTYYDDGTLIVRASHDGYRRLPGAPVHSRKWTLTEHRLTILDEISPFGDHGEARFHLHPKARIELTGACDGRIYLPEQQVIMWKSTAPARLENTTWHPEFGASVPNNCLVFPTKVGKSTFELSWN
- the wecB gene encoding non-hydrolyzing UDP-N-acetylglucosamine 2-epimerase — its product is MLIDIIAGARPNFMKIAPIIRALNERRANGGQLRYRLVHTGQHYENKMSGVFFEQLGISVPDINLGVGAGTQATQTAEIMVGYEKLLLHKRSEVCLVVGDVNSTMACALAAKKLNIPVAHVEAGIRSGDLTMPEEINRVVTDSITDWFFTTSEYANAQLRLSGVENERIFFVGNTMIDSLLHNLDRIKAPQFAIEQQLIPDQFLVTTLHRPSNVDNVSTLKTLIDAICEASDGLPVVFPVHPRTNRTLQQVPILPANLLSVDPQPYLEFIWLIKNSKGVITDSGGISEETTILNTPCLTMRNSTERPETTELGTNKLIGTSPDALAPAMCDLLNGKWKVGEAPEKWDGRAGPRIVGQLEILLGQR